The segment GGCCTAATTGGCAGGTGTAGGAGTCTACTACTGTTGAGTTGCATCATCAATAGATTTGAGAAGATGAGATAGCATCTATAGTGTGACTCCGACATTCCTTTACAGTGACAAGTGTACTTTAATCCTTCCATGTCACATCTGATGATTTTTAACCTTGACCATCTTTTTATCATGGAGGATCAACAAGAGCACGGTTTTCTAAAATGCTTTGATTAAAATCATCAGCCTATCAAATTTACATCATAGACAGCCAAGGGACTAAATAGAGGGAAATATTAGTAGCCTTCAGAAACATGTAGTGATAGTTTCTCATGAAAAATGTCAGTCAGCATAGTGAAGCACTAcacccttccttttctttttgtgaatacaaattacttttcagtTCTGAAAAGATCTTTCCTCTGTTTCGATTTTTTCTggtaaccaaaaaaaaaaaaagaaacagtaaTCCAGTTGCTAGAAAGCTTGGTAAGGAGGCATTTTCCGTAGAATTTACATGGAGATGATGGACTCATAGGGAGACTAAGAACGttaaattttgtcccaaaatatagccaTTTCTCCATATACTTCTGCATCTCAACCAATAACAATCATATCCCATTTAATTTCAGTCTCCTTAATCTTCACAAAAAACTcaagaaatacttatattttgggatgaaagaGTACACAAATTCCATATGATTTGTACATAGAGATGGATTCAGAGTGAGACAAGGACAACCAAAAAAATCACAGGGGGCAACACAGCCCACAGCACTAATAATTAAGCAAGCAAGGTGGCGTGTGGACGGCGGAATAATTTTGGACGCTGCAAAAAGCCCTCCCCTTTGAACCACAATCATATCCCAACACGCCACAAAAAACACAAGTGGCCAAAGAAGATACAATTTTGTACACAAACTACTACAAAGACTCATGTCGACCGTGTAGAGCTTCTCTGGACCACCACCGGTTGCGGACTCGGCGAAAATTATCATCTCACAAACACACAGAAAATGATTGACTTTGCACTATAAAATTCCCAGCTAGGACTCTAGCTAGGAGGCTTAAATCACAAGTGATAAGCTCTGGCTGCTGTGCAGAGGAATTTTGTAATGAGTTGGTTCGCTTGTTTCTGAAGCCAGACCGGATTACCAGGATGTTAGTCTCCTCCTCCAAATGGCAAGGATCTGAAAAGCAGAAGGAAGTGAATAGCGTGGTTAAATGTTGCAAATGTGAGCACAGATTTACCTGGTACAGGAAAGCATTGAGATTGCATAACACAGTTCTGACAAACAATGGTACATTGCCTGGAAATTTTGGATAACTATTTAGAAAAACCTGTAGAAAAGAGTAATGGAGTTGTATGTAAAACCATGCTTGATAATAGGATGACTGCTGTACAGCACATCCTACATATTTTGGTCCTATGATCAGTATACACAAGGGTAGTTTAGGTGCAGGTTCATGCGAACTTTGCCAATGAATCATTGTCACTGCTACTATACTGTCCTCAAATTTTCATCGTGATTATCTGGATAGTGTCATAATTATCATCTTGCAAATAAACTTGTGGTGCATACAATTCTATCGAAGATATTCAGCAACAATAGTGAAAATCAACAAATAACTTATGGGGCGAATTATTGTCTAACAGAAGTTTAGGGGCTATTTCTAGGTATTGATCATGAAAATGTCTAACACAAGTATGTTTAATATCATTACTGCAAGGACAAGCAAGGCATTGAATTCATATTCAGCTCATTACCTAAATTACGACTCAAGACTCAAGAGCAAATGATCAGATAGAGGCTCAGTTATTCAATTCTCCTTCTACATCATTTGCCTTTTCTTGAACAAAGTAGAGAACCTACCCCCCACGTAATTACAGAACAACAAGGACATTAGCCTTTTTCCCAAGCGAGTTGGGATAAGCTTATTTCCCAACTTAATTATTGAACATATTTCAAATGCCAAGTTTGCAGACATAACATATACCTGAATTATATCATCCTAATATGCAAGTCACACCAGAGCTAAAAAGAATTTTATCCAAATATCATCGAACATCCAAGATTTTACACATGAACTGAGGTGGCATAATACTATTGCATTGCAACTaagtcagattttttttttatgcatgAGTATgtgtatcatttcattaagaaggaAGAAATGACAGGGGAGTGGCTAAAGCGCCTTCCACCCCCAAACAACAACAGCAGATTGCTACACAAATACAACTCACTTGAACTGACCTTACCCAACTGAAGTAAGCGACTTTCTAAGGAACTCGCCGAGCTTAGAGGCCTCGGCCAGAAATGGCATCATTCTTACCCAAAAAACTGTGGGAACAAAATTGGCATCCAACATTGTCTTGAATCCATGTATTACTGATCATCTGCGATATCCTGTCACAAAACGTTTGATGTCTGCAAAGTCTAAAACTGCTTCAACATCACGAAAAGAAGAATCCCACTTAGTCTGTATGAAATCAACAAGAAACTCTGACTGTTTGTTGCCGTTTGTCTGCATCATAGACAAGAGATCTTTGTCATGTTACATCTTTTGGAGCAACATGTCAAAAACTGAACACCAATGCAAGTCCTTCAGGACTTGCAAAGCAACCAAAGCAAAAAGAACAAGGTACATCTGTCCCATGGAAGGAATGTTAGTCAAGGCTCGCTGGGGTCACTCAGGTGGGATAGACAAGAATCTTAATAGATGTAGGATCAATCCTTTTACTGTTTCATGTCATGTGAGATCATAATGAACACCACTCTCTCTAAGAAAATGTACCAAACACTTGTACTGAGTAACCAATTGCGAGTCATAAGAAACAAATTTTTCCCTTCAGCTTAAGATGAAAGCATCTTGGTAGAAAATTAAAGTTTCAAGTAACCGAAACATCTTGAATTTATCTAGTGATATTTGCAGCGGTAAGGTACAATACCCAGCAGtaaacaaacatatatacataaGCAATAAAAGACTAACAACACAAAATCTAAGACATGCCATCAATAGATATTTTACctcaaaaacaaagaaaccaccAGGCTTAAGTACTGATGACAATCCTTCACAAAGATGAAGCAGATGCTCAAGTCCATCTTTGCCTCCATCAAGTGCCAGCTTTGGTTCATGCCACCCAACTTCAGGTTGCAGGCCAGGTAGATCTTCAGTTGGTATATATGGAGGGTTACTAATCACACCCATGAGCTTTCCCTTCAGATCTTCTAGAGGCTCAAACCATGAGCCATGCCTTATCTCAACTTTATCCTAATTATAAACATGGACAAACTCAAGATCACCAATGAGTGTCTTTgcatttaaaaattgaaaactatcaattcaattaatttttaaaagaaaactttGTCTGTTTCAATTGCAAAGCTCCTCACCTGCATCCCGTATCTCTGAACGTTGAGCCGACCTACGTCAATGGCGACCTCGCTGACATCCGTGGCGAACACCCTCCCCTCCGGGCCGAGCATCCTCgccacggccacggcgatggcgccgcTGCCCGTCCCGAGGTCGGCCCACCACCCGGCCTCGAACCCTTGCACCTTCGCGACCAtgtccaccaccgcctccgtctCGGGGCGCGGGATGAGCACGCCTTCCCGGACGGCGACCACCAGGTCCCTCCAGTGCTCGTTCCCGACGACGTACTGGAACGGGCGGCGGTCCCGGACGTGGCGGAGCCAGAGGGACTCGAGGTCGCCGAGCGGCGCGCGGAGGAAAGCCGGGTCGGCGCCCgcgtcgcgggcggcggcgtcggcgaggagccagcggaggtggcggtggaggtgcgGCGCGGAGTCCGGCACGAgctccgccgcgcggcgccggaacgcggcgagggaggccgCCGCGACCGGGTGCGCCGCCGGGCGGAGGAAGAGCGGCGTGgtgtccgcctccgcctccacccccgcgccgccgctccgggggctcggcggcgtcgacgcggagg is part of the Oryza glaberrima chromosome 12, OglaRS2, whole genome shotgun sequence genome and harbors:
- the LOC127756531 gene encoding uncharacterized protein LOC127756531 encodes the protein MLFAEVLTLQLAPAHFASNGGLSVLHWAGPFRSKLRPIYIAHGGHSSLAAAMLASAAAAAGVAALLPGRLKPKPTPRLLKRLATASSSASTPPSPRSGGAGVEAEADTTPLFLRPAAHPVAAASLAAFRRRAAELVPDSAPHLHRHLRWLLADAAARDAGADPAFLRAPLGDLESLWLRHVRDRRPFQYVVGNEHWRDLVVAVREGVLIPRPETEAVVDMVAKVQGFEAGWWADLGTGSGAIAVAVARMLGPEGRVFATDVSEVAIDVGRLNVQRYGMQDKVEIRHGSWFEPLEDLKGKLMGVISNPPYIPTEDLPGLQPEVGWHEPKLALDGGKDGLEHLLHLCEGLSSVLKPGGFFVFETNGNKQSEFLVDFIQTKWDSSFRDVEAVLDFADIKRFVTGYRR